Proteins from a genomic interval of Qipengyuania sp. JC766:
- the argS gene encoding arginine--tRNA ligase, with the protein MSDTQTIHARFAAKIDAVLDALEAEGALPPDASRSGVTVEPPREASHGDLATNAAMVLAKQARTNPRALAEKVVEHLSRDVDIAGAEIAGPGFINLRLVDDAWRAELATIASLGETYGRSAMGGGTRVNVEYVSANPTGPMHMGHCRGAVVGDALSSLLEFAGHEVIREYYVNDAGGQVDVLARSTHLRYREALGEDIGAIPEGLYPGEYLKPVGEAAASEFGDRFRDADESEWLEIFRAFAVERMMDLIRDDLALLGISHDVFASEAALQTAGKPEKAEQWLRAHDLVYDGMLEAPKGKTPEDWEPVELPLFRSTKFGDDQDRPIKKSDGKWTYFGADLAYHFQKAEEADALIDIWGADHAGTVKRIRAAVSALTSGAGRDIPFDVKLVQMVQLLRDGEPVKMSKRSGNFVTMAEVVEEVGKDVVRFTMLTRKPEAQMDFDFAKVVEASKDNPVFYVQYAHARIRSTMRKAGAEAMAPSGDHLDRLGRDELALVSQAAQFPRVVESAARAREPHRIAFYLYDLAAAFHAYWHLGNEDEQKRVIVAQDKELTEARLFLAAQIGQVIRNGLAILGVEAVEEM; encoded by the coding sequence ATGTCAGACACACAGACGATTCACGCGCGTTTCGCGGCCAAGATCGATGCCGTTCTCGATGCCCTCGAAGCCGAGGGCGCCCTGCCGCCCGACGCATCGCGTTCGGGCGTGACGGTCGAGCCGCCACGCGAGGCATCGCATGGCGATCTCGCGACCAACGCCGCGATGGTCCTGGCGAAGCAAGCCCGGACCAATCCGCGCGCACTGGCCGAAAAGGTCGTCGAGCATCTCTCGCGCGACGTCGATATCGCAGGCGCGGAAATCGCCGGTCCCGGCTTCATCAACCTGCGGCTCGTGGACGACGCCTGGCGGGCGGAACTCGCGACCATCGCGTCCCTTGGCGAGACGTACGGCCGTTCCGCCATGGGCGGCGGGACGCGCGTCAATGTCGAGTACGTGTCGGCCAACCCGACTGGCCCGATGCACATGGGCCATTGCCGCGGTGCGGTCGTCGGCGATGCGCTGTCGAGCCTGCTGGAGTTCGCCGGGCACGAGGTGATCCGCGAATATTACGTCAACGACGCGGGCGGCCAGGTCGACGTGCTCGCCCGCTCGACCCATCTGCGGTATCGTGAGGCGCTGGGCGAGGATATCGGCGCCATTCCCGAAGGACTTTATCCCGGCGAATACCTGAAACCCGTGGGCGAGGCCGCGGCGTCGGAATTCGGCGACCGGTTCAGGGACGCGGACGAGAGCGAGTGGCTGGAGATATTCCGGGCGTTCGCGGTCGAACGCATGATGGATCTGATCCGGGACGATCTCGCGCTGCTGGGCATCTCGCACGATGTCTTCGCATCCGAAGCGGCACTCCAAACGGCGGGGAAGCCGGAAAAGGCGGAGCAATGGCTGCGCGCCCACGACCTCGTTTATGACGGGATGCTGGAGGCGCCGAAGGGCAAGACCCCGGAGGACTGGGAGCCGGTCGAACTGCCGCTGTTCCGGTCTACGAAGTTCGGGGACGACCAGGATCGCCCGATAAAAAAGTCCGACGGCAAGTGGACCTATTTCGGTGCGGACCTCGCCTATCATTTCCAGAAGGCGGAAGAGGCGGATGCGCTGATCGACATCTGGGGTGCCGACCATGCCGGGACGGTCAAGCGCATCCGCGCCGCCGTCTCCGCGCTGACGAGCGGGGCGGGGCGGGACATTCCGTTCGACGTGAAACTGGTCCAGATGGTGCAGCTCCTTCGCGATGGCGAGCCGGTCAAGATGTCGAAGCGGTCCGGCAATTTCGTGACCATGGCCGAAGTGGTGGAGGAAGTGGGCAAGGACGTGGTCCGCTTCACGATGCTCACCCGCAAGCCCGAAGCGCAGATGGATTTCGACTTCGCCAAGGTGGTCGAGGCGTCGAAGGACAACCCCGTCTTCTACGTGCAATACGCGCACGCGCGCATCCGTTCGACCATGCGCAAGGCCGGCGCGGAAGCGATGGCGCCGTCGGGCGACCATCTCGACCGGCTCGGCAGGGACGAACTCGCGCTGGTTTCGCAGGCCGCGCAGTTCCCGCGCGTGGTGGAGTCCGCGGCCAGGGCCCGCGAACCGCATCGCATCGCGTTCTACCTCTACGATCTCGCGGCGGCCTTCCACGCCTACTGGCACCTGGGCAACGAGGACGAGCAAAAACGCGTCATCGTGGCACAGGACAAAGAGCTGACCGAAGCCAGACTTTTCCTGGCTGCGCAGATCGGGCAAGTAATCCGCAATGGTCTCGCCATACTCGGGGTCGAGGCCGTCGAGGAGATGTAG
- a CDS encoding ScpA family protein, with product MERDEGARTDAKLYLELEGWAGPLDLLLDLARRQKVDLRQISILELVDQYLVYIEEAEALKLELAADYLVMAAWLAYLKSALLLPREEQEDPSPEELALRLQLRLQRLGAMRESAARLMARDRIGRDVFLRGSPEGLRTDRTTKWTCDLYALMQGYGQVKARTAPAVHLVRERPVMTLESALDRVSAMLGVTLDWIRLEQFLPPHAEPRLRKSALASSFVAALELARRGRAEIAQDETFGPMRLRRVTA from the coding sequence ATCGAGCGGGACGAGGGCGCGCGCACGGACGCCAAGCTCTACCTCGAACTGGAAGGCTGGGCGGGGCCGCTCGACCTCCTCCTTGACCTCGCGCGGCGCCAGAAGGTCGATCTGCGCCAGATTTCCATCCTCGAACTGGTCGACCAGTACCTGGTCTATATCGAGGAGGCCGAAGCGCTGAAGCTGGAGCTGGCCGCGGACTACCTCGTGATGGCGGCCTGGCTCGCCTACCTGAAATCCGCATTGCTCCTTCCCCGCGAGGAGCAGGAGGATCCCAGTCCCGAGGAACTGGCGCTGCGGCTGCAACTGCGGCTGCAGAGGCTCGGTGCGATGCGGGAATCCGCGGCACGGCTGATGGCGCGGGACCGGATAGGGCGCGACGTGTTCCTGCGCGGAAGTCCCGAAGGGCTGCGGACCGACCGGACGACGAAGTGGACCTGCGACCTCTATGCGCTGATGCAGGGGTATGGCCAGGTCAAGGCGCGCACAGCGCCTGCCGTGCACCTTGTGCGCGAGCGGCCCGTGATGACGCTGGAAAGCGCGCTCGACCGGGTGTCCGCGATGCTCGGCGTGACGCTCGACTGGATCAGGCTCGAACAGTTCCTGCCGCCCCATGCGGAGCCGCGCTTGCGCAAGTCGGCCCTCGCATCGAGCTTCGTGGCCGCGCTGGAACTGGCGCGGCGGGGCCGGGCCGAAATCGCGCAGGACGAGACATTCGGCCCGATGCGCCTTCGACGGGTGACCGCATGA
- the nagZ gene encoding beta-N-acetylhexosaminidase, with protein sequence MTPAIFGILGPELSDDERAFFRDADPAGYILFARNCQGSEQLRRLTDDLRAIHGRDRTFISIDQEGGRVVRMKPPEWDRYPAGEAFARLYQLAPISAIEAARVNARAMGLELAAHGITVDFHAPLDVRRPETDDVIGDRSLGDDPVQVAALGRAVLDGMAGAGVVGCLKHMPGHGRATADSHKEMPVVDASDEELETDIAPFRALSDAPIGMSAHIRFTAWDAENPATQSPWIIEEIIRKRIGFDGLLLTDDIDMQALEGTIPERSERALAAGCDIALNCWGKMEDMTGIVERNPTMSDATRRRWDRAMEGAGAGDPGGDRQDLLAKRDSLLALVERAA encoded by the coding sequence ATGACACCCGCCATATTCGGCATTCTCGGACCGGAACTGTCCGACGACGAGCGCGCCTTCTTCCGCGATGCGGATCCCGCAGGCTATATCCTGTTCGCGCGCAATTGCCAGGGCAGCGAGCAGCTGCGCCGCCTGACCGACGATCTGCGCGCGATCCATGGCCGGGACAGGACCTTCATTTCCATCGACCAGGAAGGCGGGCGGGTCGTCCGGATGAAGCCGCCCGAATGGGATCGTTACCCCGCGGGCGAGGCCTTTGCCCGCCTGTACCAGCTGGCACCTATCAGCGCGATCGAGGCAGCGCGGGTGAATGCCCGCGCGATGGGCCTGGAACTGGCGGCGCACGGCATCACGGTCGATTTCCACGCGCCGCTGGACGTGCGCCGCCCGGAAACCGACGACGTCATCGGCGACCGGTCGCTGGGAGACGATCCGGTGCAGGTCGCCGCGCTGGGACGCGCGGTTCTGGACGGGATGGCCGGCGCCGGCGTCGTGGGTTGCCTCAAGCACATGCCGGGCCATGGCCGCGCGACCGCGGATAGCCACAAGGAAATGCCGGTGGTCGATGCGTCGGACGAGGAACTCGAGACCGACATCGCCCCGTTCCGTGCCCTTTCCGACGCGCCGATAGGAATGAGCGCCCACATCCGCTTCACTGCGTGGGACGCCGAAAACCCCGCCACCCAGTCGCCCTGGATCATCGAGGAGATCATCCGCAAGCGCATCGGTTTCGACGGTCTGCTGCTGACCGACGATATCGACATGCAGGCTCTCGAGGGGACGATTCCGGAACGGTCCGAGCGGGCACTGGCGGCCGGATGCGACATCGCGCTCAATTGCTGGGGCAAGATGGAGGACATGACCGGGATCGTCGAACGCAACCCGACCATGTCCGACGCCACGCGCCGTCGCTGGGACCGCGCCATGGAAGGCGCAGGCGCCGGCGATCCCGGCGGCGATCGGCAGGATTTGCTCGCGAAGCGCGACAGCCTGCTCGCGCTGGTGGAACGGGCCGCGTGA
- a CDS encoding SPOR domain-containing protein: MTGAMDERDDRDEEYLTSYETLRDGDDANGDADGETELEFDTEDESLPWLESSEYDEESGPDTARVIAFVLIGLIALAAILGAVWWLSNRGPDPDLVADGSTIEAPEGPVKSRPEDAGGKEFEGSGQVAPGVGEGKTTEGRLAEGNSARPSIDAEGSQRPEAAEGEASGSGGIGVQLGAYSRRERAVEAWEALVRRSDTLSGRRYRVEEATVDGATVFRLQAVAGDNSDANRLCTALKSEGIECQVKG, encoded by the coding sequence GTGACAGGGGCAATGGACGAGCGCGACGATCGGGACGAGGAATACCTCACGTCCTACGAAACGCTTCGGGACGGGGACGACGCGAACGGCGATGCCGACGGCGAGACCGAACTCGAATTCGACACCGAAGACGAAAGCCTCCCCTGGCTCGAATCCTCCGAATATGACGAGGAAAGCGGTCCGGACACGGCGCGCGTCATCGCCTTCGTCCTGATCGGCCTCATCGCGCTGGCCGCGATCCTGGGCGCCGTCTGGTGGCTGTCCAACCGCGGACCCGATCCTGACCTGGTGGCCGACGGCAGCACGATCGAGGCGCCCGAGGGTCCGGTGAAGTCGCGTCCCGAGGATGCGGGCGGCAAGGAATTCGAAGGCAGCGGACAGGTCGCTCCGGGCGTCGGCGAAGGCAAGACGACCGAAGGCCGGCTGGCCGAAGGCAATTCCGCGCGTCCCTCCATCGATGCCGAAGGGAGCCAGCGGCCCGAAGCCGCCGAGGGCGAGGCATCCGGTTCGGGCGGCATCGGCGTGCAGCTGGGCGCCTATTCCCGGCGGGAACGAGCGGTGGAGGCGTGGGAAGCCCTCGTCCGGCGATCCGACACGTTGAGCGGCAGGCGCTATCGCGTCGAGGAAGCGACGGTCGACGGTGCTACCGTGTTCCGGTTGCAGGCGGTCGCGGGCGACAATTCGGATGCGAACCGCCTGTGTACGGCGCTGAAGTCCGAAGGGATCGAATGCCAGGTGAAGGGCTGA
- the scpB gene encoding SMC-Scp complex subunit ScpB, whose product MSEERDDLARAVEATLFASEEPLSADVIASHLGDSPASAIRAILQDLVSHYEDRGIHLVERGGKWHFQTAPDLAHLLRREREQVRSLSRAATEVLAIIAYHEPVSRAEIESIRGVQTAKGTLDVLMEAGWVRIAGRREVPGRPVIYAITPEFLQHFGLSSRKDLPGIEELRATGLLDPVDNAFDAMMAADSDSVGTEADSED is encoded by the coding sequence ATGAGCGAGGAACGAGACGACCTTGCGCGCGCGGTCGAAGCCACCCTGTTCGCATCCGAGGAGCCGCTGAGCGCGGACGTCATCGCCAGCCATCTGGGCGACAGCCCGGCATCGGCGATCCGCGCCATCCTGCAGGACCTCGTTTCGCATTATGAAGACCGCGGTATCCACCTGGTGGAGCGGGGCGGCAAATGGCATTTCCAGACCGCGCCCGATCTGGCCCACCTGCTGCGCCGGGAACGCGAACAGGTGCGCAGCCTCAGCCGCGCGGCGACGGAAGTGCTGGCGATCATCGCCTATCACGAGCCGGTAAGCCGCGCGGAGATCGAATCGATCCGCGGGGTGCAGACAGCGAAGGGTACGCTGGACGTGCTGATGGAAGCGGGCTGGGTCCGGATCGCCGGACGGCGCGAAGTGCCCGGCCGCCCCGTGATCTATGCCATCACGCCCGAGTTCCTGCAGCATTTCGGCCTCTCGAGTCGCAAGGATCTTCCTGGGATCGAGGAATTGCGGGCGACCGGGTTGCTGGACCCGGTGGACAATGCGTTCGACGCCATGATGGCCGCAGACAGCGATAGTGTCGGTACGGAAGCGGACAGCGAGGACTAG